From Chiroxiphia lanceolata isolate bChiLan1 chromosome 11, bChiLan1.pri, whole genome shotgun sequence, the proteins below share one genomic window:
- the TMCC1 gene encoding transmembrane and coiled-coil domains protein 1 isoform X4 encodes MEIERLEVSSLAQTSSAVASSTDGSINTDSVDGTPDPQRTKVAITHLQQKILKLTEQIKIEQTARDDNVAEYLKLANNADKQQSARIKQVFEKKNQKSAQTILQLQKKLEHYHRKLREIEQNGIPRQPKDVFRDMHQGLKDVGAKVTGFSEGVVDSVKGGLSSFSQATHSAAGAVVSKPREIASLIRNKFGSADNIANLKDSLEEGQEDGTGGKALGIIQNFQSSPKYGSEEDCSSATSGSVGANSTTGGPVGASSSRTNTLDMQSSGFDAILHEIQEIRETQARLEESFEDLKVRYQRDYTLIMQTLQEERYRCERLEEQLNDLTELHQNEILNLKQELASMEEKIAYQSYERARDIQEALEACQTRISKMELQQQQQQVVQLEGLENATARNLLGKFINILLAVMAVLLVFVSTVANCVVPLMKTRNRTFSTLFIVVFIAFLWKHWDAITGYLERFLSPPR; translated from the exons ATCGAGCGACTGGAAGTCAGCAGCTTGGCGCAGACCTCCAGTGCCGTGGCCTCCAGCACTGATGGCAGCATCAACACGGACTCTGTTGATGGGACCCCAGATCCGCAGAGGACAAAAGTGGCCATCACACACCTGCAGCAGAAGATACTGAAGCTGACTGAGCAGATCAAAATTGAGCAAACAGCCCGTGATGATAACGTGGCAGAGTACCTGAAATTGGCCAACAATGCAGACAAGCAGCAGAGCGCCCGCATTAAGCAAGtgtttgagaagaaaaatcaaaagtcAGCCCAGACCATCTTGCAACTGCAGAAGAAACTGGAACATTACCACCGAAAGCTGCGAGAGATTGAACAGAATGGGATCCCTCGGCAGCCAAAGGATGTCTTCAGGGATATGCATCAGGGTTTGAAAGATGTTGGAGCAAAAGTCACTGGCTTCAGTGAAGGAGTGGTAGACAGCGTAAAAGGTGGGCTTTCCAGTTTCTCCCAGGCCACACACTcggcagcaggagctgtggttTCCAAACCCCGGGAGATTGCCTCCCTCATAAGAAACAAGTTTGGGAGTGCAGACAATATTGCTAATCTGAAAGACTCCTTAGAAGAAGGCCAGGAGGATGGGACAGGAGGCAAGGCTCTAGGCATTATTCAGAACTTTCAGTCAAGCCCAAAATATGGCAGTGAAGAGGATTGCTCCAGTGCCACGTCAGGGTCGGTGGGAGCCAACAGCACAACGGGGGGCCCTGTGGGAGCTTCCAGCTCCAGAACAAACACTCTGGATATGCAGAGCTCAGGGTTTGATGCAATATTGCATGAAATTCAAGAAATTCGAGAGACACAGGCAAGACTGGAAGAGTCATTTGAGGACCTTAAGGTTCGCTACCAGAGGGATTACACGTTGATAATGCAGACCCTGCAGGAGGAGCGGTACAG ATGTGAAAGACTTGAAGAGCAGTTAAATGACCTGACTGAGCTCCACCAGAACGAGATCCTCAATTTGAAACAGGAGCTGGCCAGCATGGAGGAAAAGATTGCCTATCAGTCTTACGAGCGAGCCCGGGACATCCAG GAGGCACTGGAAGCGTGCCAGACACGCATCTCCAagatggagctgcagcagcagcagcagcaagtggTGCAGTTGGAGGGGCTGGAGAATGCCACAGCCAGGAACCTGCTGGGGAAGTTCATCAACATCCTGCTGGCTGTCATGGCTGTCCTCCTCGTCTTCGTCTCCACTGTGGCCAACTGTGTTGTGCCCCTCATGAAGACTCGCAATAGGACGTTCAGCACTTTATTTATAGTGGTTTTCATTGCCTTTTTGTGGAAGCACTGGGACGCCATCACCGGCTACTTGGAACGGTTCTTGTCTCCCCCCAGATGA
- the TMCC1 gene encoding transmembrane and coiled-coil domains protein 1 isoform X3, with protein sequence MVQRFSLRRQLSKIERLEVSSLAQTSSAVASSTDGSINTDSVDGTPDPQRTKVAITHLQQKILKLTEQIKIEQTARDDNVAEYLKLANNADKQQSARIKQVFEKKNQKSAQTILQLQKKLEHYHRKLREIEQNGIPRQPKDVFRDMHQGLKDVGAKVTGFSEGVVDSVKGGLSSFSQATHSAAGAVVSKPREIASLIRNKFGSADNIANLKDSLEEGQEDGTGGKALGIIQNFQSSPKYGSEEDCSSATSGSVGANSTTGGPVGASSSRTNTLDMQSSGFDAILHEIQEIRETQARLEESFEDLKVRYQRDYTLIMQTLQEERYRCERLEEQLNDLTELHQNEILNLKQELASMEEKIAYQSYERARDIQEALEACQTRISKMELQQQQQQVVQLEGLENATARNLLGKFINILLAVMAVLLVFVSTVANCVVPLMKTRNRTFSTLFIVVFIAFLWKHWDAITGYLERFLSPPR encoded by the exons ATCGAGCGACTGGAAGTCAGCAGCTTGGCGCAGACCTCCAGTGCCGTGGCCTCCAGCACTGATGGCAGCATCAACACGGACTCTGTTGATGGGACCCCAGATCCGCAGAGGACAAAAGTGGCCATCACACACCTGCAGCAGAAGATACTGAAGCTGACTGAGCAGATCAAAATTGAGCAAACAGCCCGTGATGATAACGTGGCAGAGTACCTGAAATTGGCCAACAATGCAGACAAGCAGCAGAGCGCCCGCATTAAGCAAGtgtttgagaagaaaaatcaaaagtcAGCCCAGACCATCTTGCAACTGCAGAAGAAACTGGAACATTACCACCGAAAGCTGCGAGAGATTGAACAGAATGGGATCCCTCGGCAGCCAAAGGATGTCTTCAGGGATATGCATCAGGGTTTGAAAGATGTTGGAGCAAAAGTCACTGGCTTCAGTGAAGGAGTGGTAGACAGCGTAAAAGGTGGGCTTTCCAGTTTCTCCCAGGCCACACACTcggcagcaggagctgtggttTCCAAACCCCGGGAGATTGCCTCCCTCATAAGAAACAAGTTTGGGAGTGCAGACAATATTGCTAATCTGAAAGACTCCTTAGAAGAAGGCCAGGAGGATGGGACAGGAGGCAAGGCTCTAGGCATTATTCAGAACTTTCAGTCAAGCCCAAAATATGGCAGTGAAGAGGATTGCTCCAGTGCCACGTCAGGGTCGGTGGGAGCCAACAGCACAACGGGGGGCCCTGTGGGAGCTTCCAGCTCCAGAACAAACACTCTGGATATGCAGAGCTCAGGGTTTGATGCAATATTGCATGAAATTCAAGAAATTCGAGAGACACAGGCAAGACTGGAAGAGTCATTTGAGGACCTTAAGGTTCGCTACCAGAGGGATTACACGTTGATAATGCAGACCCTGCAGGAGGAGCGGTACAG ATGTGAAAGACTTGAAGAGCAGTTAAATGACCTGACTGAGCTCCACCAGAACGAGATCCTCAATTTGAAACAGGAGCTGGCCAGCATGGAGGAAAAGATTGCCTATCAGTCTTACGAGCGAGCCCGGGACATCCAG GAGGCACTGGAAGCGTGCCAGACACGCATCTCCAagatggagctgcagcagcagcagcagcaagtggTGCAGTTGGAGGGGCTGGAGAATGCCACAGCCAGGAACCTGCTGGGGAAGTTCATCAACATCCTGCTGGCTGTCATGGCTGTCCTCCTCGTCTTCGTCTCCACTGTGGCCAACTGTGTTGTGCCCCTCATGAAGACTCGCAATAGGACGTTCAGCACTTTATTTATAGTGGTTTTCATTGCCTTTTTGTGGAAGCACTGGGACGCCATCACCGGCTACTTGGAACGGTTCTTGTCTCCCCCCAGATGA